One Elgaria multicarinata webbii isolate HBS135686 ecotype San Diego chromosome 7, rElgMul1.1.pri, whole genome shotgun sequence DNA window includes the following coding sequences:
- the LOC134401218 gene encoding protocadherin gamma-B5-like — protein MTTMEGGLTRRTREAIRRQVLFLFLFWSPFCWVVSEQVHYSVPEETEKDSFVGNLAKDLGLDVRELSKRKLGISSGKQYFALNEQNGNLYVKDRIDREEICGKSSTCVIKLEVVAQDPLNIFHVNVFIQDINDNAPHFQTENINLKLSESNLPGARFFLGNAEDEDIGINSLQNYHLSPTPYFKLEIQESKDGGKYAELILQDQLDREKKHTHHMVLKAVDGGDPVKTGTANIRVNITDINDNPPIFSQSTYKVSLKENAPRGTSVLQVKASDSDEGSNAEITYTISKIQDTAQKKFHLDPRNGTMTLMESIDFEDRRNYAMIIQASDGGGLVAHCNVEIEVLDENDNAPDVILTSVSSPVPEGAAPGGVIALIKVHDTDSGENGEVTCHLGELVPFQIVSSSDNYFKLLIEGPLDRERTPEYNITITATDKGTPPLSTHKTISIQISDINDNPPTFGTSSYTAYFPENNPSGASIFHVKASDPDLERNAQITYSILKSNIEDLPLSSYISINSETGSLYAQRSFDYEQFREFQIQVKAQDGGSPPLSSSATVRVCVLDRNDNTPQILYPSQAAEGSSFFEMVPRSAEPGYLVTKVVAVDADSGHNAWLSFHLLQATEPSLFTIGSHTGEVQTARELLERDAVKQRLVIMVKDSGLPPLSATVTLNMVFAENFQEALPEMNSQPDDTVSQPDVQFYLVLALALVSFLFLVTVILTIMMKLRRSKNPPFLQCFIPDPHSKAGAIFPPNYEDGTLPYSYQVCLSSESRRNELTFLQPSVQVAGNILCNGKSDI, from the coding sequence ATGACAACGATGGAAGGAGGGCTCACACGGAGAACAAGAGAAGCCATCAGAAGGCAAGTGCTGTTTCTGTTCCTATTCTGGTCTCCATTCTGCTGGGTGGTATCTGAGCAGGTCCACTATTCAGTTCCAGAGGAAACAGAGAAGGACTCCTTTGTGGGGAACCTTGCTAAGGATTTGGGACTGGATGTCAGAGAGCTGTCAAAACGCAAGCTTGGTATCTCTTCAGGAAAGCAATACTTTGCTTTGAATGAACAAAATGGCAACCTGTATGTGAAGGACAGGATAGACCGGGAAGAGATTTGTGGAAAATCATCTACGTGTGTCATAAAATTAGAAGTTGTAGCTCAAGATCCTTTGAATATTTTCCATGTAAATGTTTTTATCCAAGACATTAATGATAATGCCCCACATTTCCAGACAGAAAATATTAATCTTAAATTGAGTGAGTCTAATTTGCCAGGAGCTCGATTTTTTCTTGGAAATGCTGAAGATGAGGACATTGGAATCAACTCCCTCCAAAATTATCATTTGAGCCCAACTCCATATTTTAAGCTAGAAATTCAAGAGAGCAAAGATGGTGGCAAATATGCAGAATTAATATTGCAAGATCAACTGGACagggaaaagaaacacacacaccatatggtCCTTAAAGCAGTAGATGGAGGAGATCCAGTAAAAACTGGGACTGCCAATATACGAGTAAATATTACTGATATAAATGACAATCCTCCTATCTTCTCCCAGTCAACCTACAAGGTAAGCTTGAAAGAGAATGCACCCAGAGGAACATCTGTGCTTCAAGTTAAAGCTTCTGACAGCGATGAAGGGTCAAATGCTGAAATCACATATACTATCAGCAAAATCCAAGATACCGCCCAGAAGAAATTTCATCTGGACCCCAGAAATGGAACAATGACACTTATGGAAAGTATCGATTTTGAGGACAGAAGAAACTATGCGATGATAATACAGGCAAGTGATGGAGGTGGATTGGTGGCACATTGCAATGTGGAGATTGAGGTTCTTGATGAGAACGACAATGCTCCAGATGTGATCCTTACCTCTGTGTCCAGTCCAGTCCCAGAAGGTGCTGCTCCTGGAGGTGTGATTGCTCTCATCAAAGTTCATGATACAGATTCTGGAGAGAATGGGGAAGTCACTTGTCATCTGGGAGAACTGGTACCATTCCAGATAGTCTCATCTTCAGATAACTACTTCAAGCTGCTCATAGAAGGTCCGCTTGACAGAGAAAGGACCCCGGAGTATAATATTACAATCACAGCCACAGACAAAGGCACACCtcctctctccacacacaaaACCATCTCAATACAGATCTCAGATATCAATGATAATCCTCCCACCTTTGGAACATCTTCCTATACCGCCTACTTTCCAGAGAACAACCCATCTGGAGCTTCCATTTTCCACGTCAAGGCCTCTGACCCAGATCTGGAACGCAATGCCCAAATCACTTACTCCATTCTCAAGAGCAACATTGAGGATCTGCCTCTGTCCTCCTATATCTCCATTAACTCTGAGACTGGAAGCCTCTATGCTCAGCGCTCCTTCGACTATGAGCAATTCAGGGAGTTTCAGATCCAAGTGAAGGCCCAAGATggaggctccccacccctcagtAGCAGCGCCAcggtgagagtgtgtgtgttggaCAGGAATGATAACACTCCCCAGATCCTGTACCCATCCCAAGCAGCGGAGGGTTCATCTTTCTTTGAGATGGTGCCTCGGTCAGCTGAGCCAGGTTATCTCGTGACGAAGGTGGTGGCGGTGGATGCTGACTCTGGGCACAATGCTTGGCTCTCTTTCCACCTCCTGCAGGCCACCGAGCCCTCCCTCTTCACTATCGGCTCCCACACAGGAGAGGTCCAAACAGCCCGGGAGCTACTTGAGAGAGATGCTGTGAAGCAGAGGCTGGTCATCATGGTGAAGGATAGTGGACTTCCTCCTCTCTCAGCCACTGTGACTCTGAACATGGTGTTTGCTGAGAACTTTCAGGAGGCTCTCCCAGAAATGAATTCCCAACCTGATGACACAGTGTCTCAGCCCGATGTACAGTTCTATTTGGTATTGGCATTGGCTCTAGTGTCCTTTCTGTTCCTAGTGACGGTGATATTGACCATCATGATGAAACTTCGAAGGTCAAAGAATCCCCCTTTCCTTCAGTGTTTTATTCCTGATCCTCATTCAAAGGCTGGTGCCATATTCCCACCAAATTATGAGGATGGGACCTTGCCGTATTCCTACCAGGTCTGTCTGTCCTCTGAATCGAGGAGGAATGAGTTGACTTTCCTGCAACCCAGTGTCCAGGTAGCAGGGAATATCCTTTGCAATGGCAAATCGGACATT